atattttataaacagTACTTCGAAGAGCACGGAGATATGTCTCATCGGTCTAGACTTTTAGCAATACCCATTATTTCTCGGCATTATCACCCGTGTGTGGAGTTCGATCTGTCAAGGCAATAACCTCGTGGACTTTGTTTTGCGATCCGCGAAATTGATGTCATTGAGGTAATTACAACAACAGAACTATATGGTGAGATTGTCTTGAAAATATGCAATATGCTGCAGGTAAGTTTAAACATTAACAAAGGGTATATTATCGGACATTTTAATGGTGACTGTGATCTGGATAttgtgtaaatgtatttcaGCAGTGCCTCAATGGCCGTAACTACTTCACATGGAAAACGTTGGTAGTGCTGGAACCGTTGAATTTCAAAGAATTACTGCGAATATCTAACCTGTGTACTATATACAATGAAATTCAGAATACTATATTCATACCGGTATCAAATGAGTAAATTACGAGACATTAGACACACGTTTGGACTGACAATATAGATCTGCTCTAAGGAGTTTGCTGTACTCTCTACTGCCATGGGACACAATTGTCAACCTGAGACACAAGCTTCTCAGCAAAGCAGTTCTTACTCGCGCTTATAGTATCTATGGCAGAGATGTGCCAGTGCAGATAAGGTGTTAGTGTTGTACTGGTCCCCTCCCTTTGTCAACCTGAGACGCAAGCTTCTCAGCGAAGCAGTTCTTACTCGCATCTATAGCATCTATGACAGAGATGTGCCAGTGCAGATAAGGTGTTAGTGTTGTACTGGTCCCCTCCCTTTGTCAACCTGAGACGCAAGCTTCTCAGCGAAGCAGTTCTTACTCGCATCTATAGCATCTATGACAGAGATGTGCCAGTGCAGATAAGGTGTTAGTGTTGTACTGGTCCCCTCCCTCTGTTGCGCACGCCGGAGACCAGTAACATTTCCAACACAGACGTCATACCATTCGctaccaactcgtgttattccgggataAGCCGAGTtcacggaaaggggcgagtcaTCCAGGTATCCCTGATGTTACACGCATTTAATGTTCTCAATGTCTTGTGATACACAACCACATGAAAAACAGCCATGgacataaaaatataaacaatatttaaTTGTAAACACAATAGTCAACAAAAAGGACGGACTCACGTGATTCAGTCTACCTTTAACAACAATTACCTAAAACAATATAGGTACACGTATATACCCTGACCGGGTCGTCGCTGTTTATTTAAACTTTCCCTATCAACAGTCAGTTTGATCTACCGCCCTGAACACATTATTATTTTTCCAAATTATCGCCCACTCACCATCTtaaaatataatcaatatatAGTTTCTAATAAAATATCaagttgtttttaaaaaaagaatattaaCACACATATGTCAAGTAACTTTGCCTATAGCCACATACCTAATCTCCCACTAAAAACATAAGGACATCCAACTAAATTCGCGGATGATTTGGTAAGTCTAGATATCTCAGCTCCAGCTGAAATTCCAGTGATCTCATTATTAAGTTAATGTTTATGGCTTTTTGGATTCCATTTTTATTTCTTAAGAAAACTTTATTTCTACTACTAACATGTATGTCTACGTTTACCAATAAATTAgggataaaaacacacaaaaatataattatgaaatgtttttgtacCTATAACAAACGACGGCAACCCGCCAAGATTGTTCTCAACCAAATGTAGTTCTGTTCAGTTATATTATTCTATTTCCCTCCATCCTCTAAAACTTGGGGGTGGAGAAGAGTGAGCATGACTTTATGCCGCTTTGGACTGTATTCCAGTAAAGAATATGCGGCGTTTCCACTAAACAGTACTGAGTTGGTTTAATGCTGTATGGAATATCATAACATATACATGACCGTAACTGATCAAAGGCTGCAGATATTACGTTAAGGAACGCAATGTTAACGACTCGACCCAGAGGACACAGGAATATAGGTATTTCTTTCACAACAAACTGGATAACCGTCTGTACTACTACACAACAGAAATAAACGAGACCAGTGACATTACCGCGCCATATCAAGTAATGGTATGctgaagatatatatatatatacgtacaGATATATATGACACGATATACAATTATATTTAAGACGACTATTTTCTGTGATAGATGATTGTGATCTCGATGCGCAGGCACTTCAGAGAGATTTGGAGCAGAATGAGATGGACGCTGTAACTTCATGGACTAAAACAAGGCCAACTTGATACACGTTGGAcacagataaatatatataaatacttctCCAATGGTATGGGATAGGGAATGTATCAGGGTCACGTTTTGAGGGGGTGAGTTCCAAGGATGGTTTGCACAACCGGTTGTGCtgatataaaatataatttgaTTAAACTTTGCCATGAAGGTTCGGGACAACGTGTacaaatatatactggacaaagtaAGATAAGGATACTGGTATTTTtgtaattgatattttatcagtctgTCAGTGAATAATACATCattgttcataatttcaaaatttacaactATCCGTAACTatgtttgtccagtatattacgATCGCATAGTTGCCTTCATCAACTATTACTCAGACTTGATTGCGTATTAAGTTTGTTTCGGGAAACTGGGGACTGAACATGAATGTACAGCTTCAACTGTTGTTTCAAGTTCACCATAAAGGTCTTATAAcaaaaatacaatgtatttggTACTTCAATTTCTCAACGAACATGTATTCTATGAAAAGTTTTTAGATTTAATATCACCACTCATACACGTCTGAATATCCAGTGCTGTGCCTTCATGAATAAAATACCTATCACTTATTCAACGAAGATATGGTCTATGGTAATTTTTGAATTTAAGAATATAAAATGCTGTGcctaaataaaatacatgtttcaatatttcCAACGaatatacattgcactctgtTTAATTCGGACTGGCTTGAGGCAGCAGTTCGAGTTACACAGAAATTACGATGCCTGAAGACTCGGACCACGAGTTCAGTCCAGTTTATACAGCAATCCGAGAAAGACAAAATCCGAGTTGGACAGAGTGCAGTGTATGGTCTATGGAAAGTTTTGAGATTTTATATAGCCACAAAGACACGCCTGAATATCAAGGGCAGTGCTTTGGTGATCCCTCTGGATGATATGGCTCATCATATGGCCGCTCCAGTTCTTCCTATTCCTTGTATTGCAGCTTGTTATGTTCCGCCTCAGATCCGCCGTATGACTCGACCTCTTCAATCATACCTTTCGACTGCAATCGAATTGTATTTTGTATAGAACAAGCGTGGGTCTTTTTTCTTAttacacatgaagaaaacagTTCACAATGAAGATCTACTGTTGTATTGGCACATACACTGAATGGTGGTGCCCAATAAGTATAACGTTATCATAGACTCATTGAAAGAATACGGATGTTTAGTTTTTCAGATATTTCTAGTTTAATGAGTTTAACAAATTACGCAACACTGATACACCGATACACACAAGCATGAAGACACACACTATCACACACCTAAACAACGACAATACTATCACATAAAAACACAATCACGCACAAACGTAGGCAAATACGTACCCAATCTTCCACAAACTCAATAACAAAACAATtactaacacaaacacacacgaacTAAATTACAACATAATCACATCCTCACAATCACAAACACGCACATACCTAGACACacagtcactcagtcacatcATTATCCGAGGGCTCATCCGCACTCACCCTGACGTAGAAGGTAGCACTCACCCAGACGCAGAAGGTAGCACTCACCCAGACACAGAAGGTAGCACTCACCCAGACATAGAAGGTAGCGGCTCCAGCACTGACGTCCCTGATGTGATCTTTGGAGATCGGGTCGAGCACCTTCCTGGCTGAGCGGGAGACAGAGAGGGGGATGTCCTTTGGCTTGAAGTTGGACACCTTCCTCATCATTGACTCTTTCCCCGTCTTCCCCATCAAGGCCTGGACATTACGCCACACCTGCACGTGtaacatatgcatacagacatacgatGTCGTAGGTGGCGGCTATACGTGTACCTTAGGCTGTTagacacaacaaaaacaaaaaccagaATGGTCAGCGACGCCTTCTCAGTGACAGCCCAAGTTCTTTGGAACTCTCTTCCCCCCAAGAGAGGGACAACGTCTCATCCTTCGACTCACTTAAAACCTTCCTTTTCTCAGGAGTCTTCCGACCCTAGATAGTTCGTTAGAAAGAAATGGAAACTCACAAGTGCCCGTCTTAATGGGTTTTTGGAAGCCGCAAATGCAATAGGCTGTTACATAAACGATAACACACGCCGATCCTGCCTTGTAAAATAGCCATGTAGACAAATAATGGAATGCCCCACATCTGCAGTGATGTTACAGGCAAACACACAACTACAGACATACTCCACATTCATGGCATGATAATTTATTTGAagtggtgtaaacctaaacaTACTCATTCCCAGTGGGTCTGATTACCTTAAGGTCCTTCATGCTGTGGCCGAGGAGCAGGAATGTCGCCATGAGAGTCTGATGAACGCCATCTGGTGGATTGGAGTAGTTCCTGAGCTCGGACACTGTCGTCTGCTGCATGTTGAGCACCGCGTGACGCAGCTTCTCGATCTTCTGGAGATGCTCCTGCAGCCTTGACGCCATTGCGATCTGGAGGTCAAGCTGGTGGTCCGAGTTCATCTCCTTGGCCCGTTTGATGGCGCGATCCAAAGATGGCAGATCGCGTTTCTGGGATGCGTCCATTAGTTCTGTAGAGAGAAATCAATCcagatgtgaatgaatgaatgagtttagttttatgtcacattcagaaatattcctgctatatggcggcggtctgaaataatcgaacctggaacaatccagtgatcaacagcatgagcatcgatgtacgatGGCATGTGGCTACCAAGTGACCagccaatcccgttagtcgcctgttactacaagcatgaacatcagttctaacccggatattcatgGGTAAGATGGGAATGAAGCATTGATTGCAAGTGTGTAGAATAcatcaataatatttatatgaCGACATGGTCATAAACACTAGTTctaaaactgttttattttcaaatagtTCACCTACTGGGTGCATGAAGGAGTGTAATATGTAGAATAAAATTTCCAACAGAACGAAATTAACGTCTTGTCTGTCCAGCCTCTGTCAATATATGATGTGTATAATATATGTGACTACATAGAGCAATACATTACGACATAACATGCAACAAGATACAAACACTTCACGTCTTAAGTCATATTTCATCACGGAAAGCACGATACATGACGTCGAGATCTGGACATCTTCAACAGAGCCAGTTTGTCGTCGACGTCTGGCATACTGACCTCCTTTGATCTTAAGGACTTCCAGAAGCCTCCTGGCCTTCGCCAGAAGCTCATCTCCTTTAGCGGGGTTGCATTCCATATAGGCTGCTATGGCTGCCTCCAGCTGTCTCTCGTCCTTCAGGTCTATGGCTCTCTGCAGCTGCTTCATGGCGTGTCGCTTCTTCTCCTCTGTGACAGCAAGGGTGGCATTATAGGAGGGCACGGGGTGACATTGGGTTGGACATGAGGTGGCATTAACATGTGGTGGTCGTGCACATGATCGCATGACATTCATTCGCAATGAACAACAAATGAcgacatgtgtacaatgtattcCAGTAAGTGATCATTTAACGAATGATTCCATACCTTCGTAAGGCGAATGTGTTCTGGTTGGACGAAAGGTTTGTAGTGAAAATCAATAAGTTACTGACAAAGTACGCCACTTAAAAGAACCCGAGTAAGACTGGCGATTACccaaaatctagacttgctcttCGAGGGATTTAGCGTTACATCAAACGTAGTGTGGAACAGACAATGACGTAGTTAGGAATTACGGCACAGACAATGGCGTGGACAAAAACGTTTTCTGAGTACCATCACATTGTTAAACATACGAATTGTCACCTACTAATTTCTACAAATGGAATCTGAGCAATTTAGTCTAAAGAGTCTGCAGCTATTTGTTAAGGGTTGACGGTCTACGAGCTGTCACTACTGTTACTCATGCAGAATAGCGGTTTATAACTACACACTACAAGTAACATTCACCTTGTGGAGAACATTCAGTTAGCTTGACTgggacacagacacaccaatcatctttaTGTTGGCGATAGTGGTTGTCTTTCGCACTGGCAAATGTGAGTGGCTCATTGGTTTAAGGTAGGAAACGCTGTGTCAACAGGGTTATATTCATTATCGTCAATTACACTCTTGAGTCACTGTAATTTGTTATACAGCGTTGCGTTCCGTACCGGCATCAGTGGGGCTACGAATCCCAAGCCATCCTTAGTATGATAGGGGTGCGTATAGTTGTAAACACCCCCATTAAAGTCTCGAGACGTAAACTAGAAAGtactgatttgtttgattggcattattacAAGCTGGAGAGTAATAAGaaggtaagattctttatggataacaacttctttattacttatgatgcgacgtttcggtatggatccttataccattgtcaagcaagactCACCCagaccgaaacgtcgcatcataagtaataaagaagttgttatccattaaagaatcttaccctcttatagAAAGTActgaatgattttttttctgataaaTGATGAAAAGCGGTTGACCAATATCGACTTACAGAAATCAAAAGCTGTAAGTCCGAATGTTTTTATCAGTCGGCTTCGGGCTTAGGACCGACGTTAATTTCGAACGCTGCAGTCGACTATCACAAACAAAGGAATACTTATGCATAGAAACGATTCAAATTACATCGACGGGGTAGATGTCCACATTCAAACACACGCTTCACTGCGTCACCATGGTAACATGCTAGGCAGGTACACGCCAGGCTAACTAACACGTGCTTTCACATTCAACCAACACGGGGGTACACATTAGTCTTGATACACAGATCTAGAGGTGTTAATGACACTTAATGACACCTAAGTAGGTGTTATCTAAAATGATTACATGATGCTTGAAAGGGAAATGCAAAAAATAATGCTGAAAATATTCTACCTAATAAAGATGTGAGTAATGTACTTGAGGGTACTGTGAGACATAAtcgggtagcttagtggttatgGTGTTtcctcgtcacgccaaagacgcATGTTCGTTTCCCCATATGACCACAAGGGCTTGTAACCCCAAAAGAGCTATCAAGGTATTTAATGTCACTAACGGGGCCTTAATACTACATAAAAGGATAGCACTAAGACCCCATCAGCAACAGTATACAATAAAATGGCAGCTTTTCGCGTTACGAGCCACtgtgcacatgggtacaatgtgtgaagccgaatTCTGGAgtctcccgctgtgatattgctggaacgttACTAAAGTCGGTGTATTCTATGAACACTTAATTCTATGATTCTATTACTATACAGTTATTCTAGAGACTGTGGGTGAAAAGGCTGCAAGACTTGGTAGAGCGTTACACTATAAAAGTTAGGTGACAAGCATTCCTCGTTATGTGAGTTGACCTAAAAAGGTAAGGTGTGAGAAGAGATCTCTGCTGTAACGACATTGTGACTACTGTCTAAGTCGGTTTCATGCATGGAAGTGTTAACATCCAGCCATGCGCTACCTTGATTCGGTTTGCGAGCTGTCCCCTTTTGAACACCTGGTCGTTTGGCACCTTGTATAAAAAAACCGCATTGaatcaaataaactgaaatgaACTGAACATAACACTGACTTCTAAATGTTCCATGTCTTACCTTAAAAAGTCTTCCAATCCTTGCTCATAATAAATGGCATGTGTTGGGATTACACGTTCTTAGCTGAGTACGCATTCTAGCACTTGAACTcaaactgggattcaaacccaaacTCTCAAAGTGATGCGTCTGCGAAGTCTAGAATCTGCCTCACGCAGTTACCCTGGCTTTCACGAAAAAGGAGCCTGACAACTGATCAAATCACCTATTTTGTGTTGACCTTTGACAAATCTAAAACTGCCTCGGCTCACATGGCCGAATGCTATGAATGTCATTTGTATTGGTCAAATATAACCAGTATTGTGTACCtcaataagaaaataaatataatcCCACATATAAAAACTGTTACACAAGACCACTGCCTACAATAATTGCgtatacaatgtatattgtaCTACATGGTTTAACATTGACACTGTGCGGCTGGAAATCGTGCATTCCTCATGATTCAGTCTTAAACGAAAtttttcattcactcactcctggacctagatttttgaagctctcttagcggtaAGATAGACGTAagttttatttatgtaagacacatacgactatcttagagATAGCAAAAAAAATCTATACCCTGAATTATACGCCTGTCACACTCTGCTGTGATCTTTGGGCACAAGAGTTGctattatatgtttatatagTTCGTATTGTTAATGGTCAAACAAATATGGCACTTACCTTCAGTTCCTTTCTGGTTGTTCTCCTCGTTGTCCTCCGGCGAGATAGATGGACCTCGGCCGTTGGAGGTGTTTCCTCCTTCTTCATTCATCGTCTCCATGATCATCTTCAGGTTGGTGTTATACAGGTCACCAGGTCGCTTCCGGTTCACCTGGTACCGAGCCACGTTCTTGACCACGCCGTTCTCGTCGATGTCGTAAAGGTTGAGCATGTACTCGCCGTATTCCTTCAGTTCGACCCTCACGAGGTTCATGTCGTCCTGAGAAATGAACTCAATCTGGTCAGTGCTCGGGGGGTCATTGGCATTACGCCTGTGCACTGCGGCAACAGCCCTCTTACAACCAGGAGGGACTGGGATCACAACAACGTCTTCAGATGTCTCCACAGTCTCCATAGGAATGTCGAGGTCGGCTGCGTCAATCTCGTCATCAATCTTTTCGTCAGTGTAGCCAGGCTTCCCTGTCGATTCCACCAAGTAGCTGTGGACGTTGTATATCCTGTTGGGGTTGCCCTTCTGTCTGGCAAACACGTTCAGGGAGTATTCCCCAGCCTTGGGCATGTCCACATCGAACGTCCATTCCCCGTTCTCATTCCGTGTAGCCACTGCAGTCTTCTTCAGAGCCTTCGGATCATTAGAATGAATTTCACATATCATCTCCACGTCATTCCTTGCATTGAACTTAAGTGACACCTTCCCATCCTTAGCGTCAATATGAGCACCAGGATGAGAGACGGCTTTTACGCCAAGTTCATCAGAAATAGGTGACTTTCCTAGAAATCCTTCCGCAAAGTTGGGGAATGGCTGACCACCTCCTTCAACCCCTGTACATTTGATCAGGTAGTTACAGACATTGGGGGCCTCTCCTGGTTTGCCTTCCCCTTGGGCATACAACTTTAGTGCGTACTCTCCCTTCTGGGGTAGTCTCAGGCTGACTACAGCCTCACCATCTTCTTGATGGGTCAGTGCGTACTTGCTGAGGGTGGCGTCATCGATGGCTGCGTGCTTCAGGTTCTGAGACAACTGAACTTTAATCTTCTGGTCTGTCTTAAACCTCACAGTCACCTTACCGTCCTTTGTCTCTATGAGAGCCCTGTCGTGAGTGGTAGGGTGGAGACCAGCCTTCTTTGTGATCCCCACCGGTCCCCATCCTAACGGTGGGCAGTCAGGAAGGGGGAGACAGTTCTTCTTTTCAGTTGGGCACTGTATCAAGTACGTACACACAAGGTCAAATATGTCACTTTCTCGGACGTCCAGCCCGTACACGTCCATTTTAAACCTCCCCTTTACGGGAAACCTTAAAGAAAAGTCAACCAAGTCTTTACCGTGTTCAAAGAACACGAACCTGTCAAGGAAAGCGTCTATTTTGCTCTCGGATTCCATATGAGTGCGAGACTTGTATAACATATATTTAAACCGGTAATGTTCACTCTGCTCTTGAGGGAGTTGGAAAGGGATATTGATTTCACCGTCTTTCGTAGAGATTGTACACTTCATCTGGCTGGTCTGGATGGTCTTCATACCCAGGATATGGAACCGCTCCCGGACATAGAAGTGTTCCTCAAACTCCTTCACGGACACCGGCTTGGCCAACAGCTGCCATTGCTTCTCATCTGGATAGTGCGTCCAGATGAGTTTGTCGGGGTCTGTCAGGAAGTAAAACTCGTTGATTCGATGTTCCGTAATGCCTTCTGCTGCCAGTGATTCCTCCTCTTCGTCGTCGACTTTGCCGTCGGAATCTACCAGAGTCCATTCCCCCGACTTCCGGCCCACTACGCATGCCGACGCCCAGAAGGCGTCCACGAATCGCCACGAGTCGTCAATGTAGACGGCGTTCCACTGGGCGCCCATACTTTTCCGGTCCACCTTTTTACCGATTTCATAGGCG
Above is a genomic segment from Haliotis asinina isolate JCU_RB_2024 chromosome 7, JCU_Hal_asi_v2, whole genome shotgun sequence containing:
- the LOC137291527 gene encoding uncharacterized protein; this encodes MGSGASKETSRPATVASQNASTSSRPSTSSTGVKPSMNGRTNSTMSRSQTPPPPRPPTSSKAEIFNEKDYKHVLDHINKAPMKLLIGTFRELVQYLTGPDWTEISKVRSIFLWLTSIDVYNLKIEEDPPKQSPLEYFSKIQKNQGNHAHLFSGLCQMANIPCMIISGMNKSAAYEIGKKVDRKSMGAQWNAVYIDDSWRFVDAFWASACVVGRKSGEWTLVDSDGKVDDEEEESLAAEGITEHRINEFYFLTDPDKLIWTHYPDEKQWQLLAKPVSVKEFEEHFYVRERFHILGMKTIQTSQMKCTISTKDGEINIPFQLPQEQSEHYRFKYMLYKSRTHMESESKIDAFLDRFVFFEHGKDLVDFSLRFPVKGRFKMDVYGLDVRESDIFDLVCTYLIQCPTEKKNCLPLPDCPPLGWGPVGITKKAGLHPTTHDRALIETKDGKVTVRFKTDQKIKVQLSQNLKHAAIDDATLSKYALTHQEDGEAVVSLRLPQKGEYALKLYAQGEGKPGEAPNVCNYLIKCTGVEGGGQPFPNFAEGFLGKSPISDELGVKAVSHPGAHIDAKDGKVSLKFNARNDVEMICEIHSNDPKALKKTAVATRNENGEWTFDVDMPKAGEYSLNVFARQKGNPNRIYNVHSYLVESTGKPGYTDEKIDDEIDAADLDIPMETVETSEDVVVIPVPPGCKRAVAAVHRRNANDPPSTDQIEFISQDDMNLVRVELKEYGEYMLNLYDIDENGVVKNVARYQVNRKRPGDLYNTNLKMIMETMNEEGGNTSNGRGPSISPEDNEENNQKGTEEEKKRHAMKQLQRAIDLKDERQLEAAIAAYMECNPAKGDELLAKARRLLEVLKIKGELMDASQKRDLPSLDRAIKRAKEMNSDHQLDLQIAMASRLQEHLQKIEKLRHAVLNMQQTTVSELRNYSNPPDGVHQTLMATFLLLGHSMKDLKVWRNVQALMGKTGKESMMRKVSNFKPKDIPLSVSRSARKVLDPISKDHIRDVSAGAATFYVWSKGMIEEVESYGGSEAEHNKLQYKE